Proteins encoded within one genomic window of Couchioplanes caeruleus:
- a CDS encoding YqgE/AlgH family protein: MSDVADPAVSQVVLIGVAAYRRLAPLPAARRNVTDLRDLLRSEDLWGVPEENVHVLTDPEDPAEVSRAIRRAAAATERDGLLLVYFAGHGLVDADDDNLILGLPGCDAEVPYERGVPYEWIRRAVADTRARRRVVILDCCYSGRAGAEMGGDSTGTDAVADKAETDGTCLLVSAPANRPAMAPRDEAYTAFTGELIRLLRDGLRPPPPEAMPPALTVHAIWRTVRRAMLRRGYERPELRARDAGGEISLVHNAAAPRHNLAGSVLYAAPWFVDDDLGQRVVLVLRHNQTGALGVCITRPEGDLPADFPASWRPLLRNPVMLFHGGPVAQDGYIVVTLLRAGVPKPLRFTPVRDRLGTMHLSGTPEDVSESVDAMRVFIGYLGWRSGELEEYLDRGALIASRHTSRQVFTERPGELWQSLQAGR, from the coding sequence ATGAGTGACGTGGCAGACCCGGCCGTCTCTCAGGTCGTGCTGATCGGCGTCGCGGCGTACCGCCGGCTCGCTCCGCTGCCCGCCGCCCGGCGCAACGTGACCGACCTGCGCGACCTGCTGCGCAGCGAGGATCTCTGGGGTGTGCCCGAGGAGAACGTCCACGTGCTGACCGACCCCGAGGATCCGGCCGAGGTGAGCCGGGCGATCCGGCGGGCGGCGGCCGCCACCGAGCGGGACGGGCTGCTGCTGGTGTACTTCGCCGGACACGGGCTCGTCGACGCGGACGACGACAACCTCATCCTCGGCCTGCCCGGCTGCGACGCCGAGGTGCCATACGAGCGGGGCGTCCCGTACGAATGGATCCGCCGCGCCGTCGCCGACACCCGGGCCCGGCGCCGGGTCGTCATCCTCGACTGCTGCTACTCCGGCCGCGCCGGGGCGGAGATGGGCGGGGACAGCACCGGCACCGACGCGGTCGCCGACAAAGCGGAGACCGACGGCACGTGCCTGCTGGTGTCCGCGCCCGCCAACCGGCCCGCCATGGCACCGCGGGACGAGGCGTACACCGCGTTCACCGGCGAGCTGATCCGGCTGCTGCGCGACGGCCTGCGACCGCCGCCGCCGGAGGCGATGCCGCCGGCCCTGACCGTGCACGCCATCTGGCGTACGGTACGCCGCGCCATGCTGCGCCGCGGGTACGAGCGCCCCGAGCTGCGCGCCCGGGACGCCGGCGGGGAGATCTCGCTGGTGCACAACGCGGCCGCGCCCCGGCACAACCTGGCCGGCAGCGTGCTCTACGCGGCGCCCTGGTTCGTCGACGACGACCTCGGCCAGCGGGTGGTCCTCGTGCTGCGGCACAACCAGACGGGCGCCCTCGGCGTGTGCATCACCCGGCCGGAAGGCGACCTCCCGGCCGACTTCCCCGCCTCATGGCGTCCGCTGCTGCGCAACCCGGTGATGCTGTTCCACGGCGGACCGGTGGCCCAGGACGGCTACATCGTGGTGACCCTGTTGCGCGCGGGCGTCCCGAAGCCCCTGCGGTTCACGCCGGTGCGCGACCGGTTGGGCACGATGCACCTCTCCGGTACGCCGGAGGACGTCTCGGAAAGCGTCGACGCGATGCGGGTCTTCATCGGCTACCTCGGCTGGCGGTCCGGGGAACTCGAGGAGTACCTCGACCGCGGCGCGCTGATCGCCAGCCGGCACACCTCCCGGCAGGTCTTCACCGAGCGCCCCGGCGAGCTCTG
- a CDS encoding effector-associated constant component EACC1: MPVELRLECASTEDAESLHRWLRGEQRVRVDGRLARARSDDPEAMGTLLDVLTLIIGSGLSAGQLALAVASWREARHPSPHVTIVHHAADGTTTRIEAEDPQALADALQQLQDREQK, translated from the coding sequence ATGCCGGTTGAGCTGCGACTGGAATGCGCGTCGACCGAGGATGCGGAGTCGCTTCACCGCTGGCTCCGCGGCGAGCAGCGGGTACGCGTCGACGGACGGCTCGCGCGAGCCCGCAGCGACGACCCGGAGGCCATGGGCACCCTGCTGGACGTCCTGACCCTCATCATCGGCAGCGGGCTCTCCGCCGGTCAGCTCGCGCTCGCCGTGGCCTCCTGGCGGGAGGCGCGCCATCCCTCCCCCCACGTGACCATCGTGCACCACGCCGCGGACGGCACCACCACCCGGATCGAGGCGGAGGACCCCCAGGCCCTGGCCGACGCCCTGCAGCAACTGCAGGACCGCGAGCAGAAGTGA